In one window of Plasmodium cynomolgi strain B DNA, chromosome 13, whole genome shotgun sequence DNA:
- a CDS encoding 60S ribosomal protein L10 (putative), protein MGRRPARCYRYCKNKPYPKSRYCRGVPDPKIRIYDMGRKKADVNEFSGVVHLVSYEYEQISSEALEAARISANKYMITNCGKDNFHLRVRVHPFHVLRINKMLSCAGADRLQTGMRGAFGKPNGVVARVDIGQVLLSIRTKENFIAKACEALRRAKYKFPGRQKVFVSNKWGFTNFSKDQYQEYKKKGRIISDGVSCKFIREKGPLDKIYKDINTVIES, encoded by the coding sequence ATGGGAAGAAGACCAGCGAGATGCTACCGCTACTGCAAAAACAAGCCTTATCCCAAAAGCAGATACTGTAGAGGTGTACCCGATCCGAAGATAAGAATTTATGacatgggaagaaaaaaggcagacGTAAATGAATTTAGTGGAGTGGTTCACCTAGTGTCATAcgaatatgaacaaatatcCTCAGAGGCGTTGGAAGCAGCACGTATTAGTGCAAACAAATATATGATTACGAATTGCGGTAAGGATAACTTTCACTTAAGAGTTCGAGTGCACCCTTTCCATGTgttaagaataaataaaatgttgtCGTGTGCAGGTGCTGATAGGCTACAAACAGGTATGAGAGGTGCATTTGGAAAACCGAACGGTGTTGTTGCAAGGGTTGATATTGGACAAGTACTTCTCTCCATAAGAactaaagaaaattttattgcaaAGGCATGTGAGGCATTGAGAAGAGCCAAATATAAATTCCCGGGTAGACAGAAAGTTTTTGTTAGCAACAAATGGGGATTCACCAACTTTTCCAAAGATCAATATCAggaatataagaaaaaaggaagaataatATCCGATGGAGTCAGCTGCAAATTTATTAGGGAAAAGGGACCAttagataaaatatacaagGACATAAATACAGTTATTGAGTCctaa
- a CDS encoding hypothetical protein (putative), which translates to MSAAAIGVENRCLMKNQKNNNGTCDSINVDINHIIKDIYGFKHGRKRSVQFINDDTLLNSQDMKKIIKRIKIQESYGSSSTGKHGPCDSESKQEEDSLTLPPQDATCINSEDAVKIGSGVDSDRGSDSGLDRGSDNGLDRGSDSGLDRGLDNGLDRGSDSGLDRGSVNGLDRGSVNGLDRGSVNRFDRGLDNGLDNNLLHSSPHGCTSNNHIRNSDKRSCPQEYDNFCENNRFVKRQASSNNQVRSDSTTESLIHREENRKILSKQFELCIDNVLEHIRSCNEINQAKKIMIPLLSEFILNNFMCLDDHERVQNGYKINIDTLQKEKKVLISAVKTQYQKIIQLQKLVHQYFYDINNPNKRIFSILSPDVY; encoded by the exons ATGTCAGCAGCCGCCATAGGAGTCGAAAACAGATGTTTAatgaaaaaccaaaaaaacaacaacgGCACATGTGATAGTATCAATGTAGACATAAAtcatattataaaagatATATATGGATTTAAACATGGGAGAAAGAGAAGCGTTCAGTTTATCAACGACGACACGCTATTGAATAGCCAGgacatgaagaaaataataaagagaataaaaattcaAGAGAGCTATGGGAGTAGCAGTACGGGTAAACATGGACCATGTGACAGTGAGAGTAAACAGGAGGAAGATTCATTGACGCTACCTCCACAGGATGCCACTTGCATCAATAGTGAGGACGCTGTTAAAATTGGCTCGGGGGTCGACTCGGATAGAGGATCGGACAGTGGCTTAGATAGAGGATCGGACAACGGCTTGGATAGAGGATCGGACAGCGGCTTGGATAGAGGATTGGACAACGGCTTGGATAGAGGATCGGACAGCGGCTTGGATAGAGGATCGGTCAACGGATTGGATAGAGGATCGGTCAACGGATTGGATAGAGGATCGGTCAACCGCTTTGATAGAGGATTGGACAACGGCTTAGATAACAACCTCCTCCATAGCAGCCCACATGGCTGCACCAGTAACAACCACATACGAAACAGCGACAAGCGAAGCTGCCCCCAAGAATATGACAACTTCTGCGAAAACAACCGCTTTGTAAAAAGACAGGCGAGTAGCAACAATCAGGTTAGAAGCGACTCCACAACGGAATCGTTAATCCACCGAGaagaaaacagaaaaattttgtccAAGCAGTTCGAACTCTGCATCGATAACGTCCTAGAGCATATCCGCTCGTGTAACGAAATTAATCAAgcgaagaaaattatgattcCTCTGTTAAGtgaatttatattaaacAATTTCATGTGCCTGGATGACCATGAGAGGGTTCAAAATggatacaaaataaatatcgaCACTttgcagaaggagaaaaaagttttaataaGTGCCGTAAAAACGcaatatcaaaaaattatacaattgCAGAAATTG GTTCATCAGTACTTCTACGACATTAACAATCCAAATAagagaattttttctatattgtCCCCAGACGTGTACTAG
- a CDS encoding mRNA capping enzyme (putative) produces the protein MIRDIYHPGEKIENDYLKEKIRSKINDMLKWKRKGFPGSNPVSLTKHNIRNLFSKDYLICEKTDGVRYFLFIASNTTFLIDRNYDIFKNDMHIPTQDDLHAKQQLTLLDGELVQDTIFNKKKGVEENKIMYLIYDGLFIHRKDITALNYLERLTNVYNSVIVPLKKYRRYTQQRKRRNGPTPPPRSAFESDDANVNNWQSVNGSKSGGKNVSANGSANVSLISSDKQSLRRRVDQMGDKDTSTDQWSELNGLDDQSMHNKEAYTNAQHYGTPTDGGDICDDDESDETTPSDEGSHPEEGSHPDEGNPSEEENLPFEIYLKDFYPISQIKELIQTIKKLPHPSDGIIFTPLNYPYRTGNFFELLKWKPLNLNTVDFGIETIYDQHNFPEKFELFISIRGVRTSYRTYLAEYGDVYKELLTLALNNKISHYIIECYYVARNIFSIFKNENGMEEKIEGGWIAQKIRFDKNIPNDISTLNKVIQSILDNITIDSLIKEISRNRPGKR, from the exons ATGATCAGAGATATTTACCAcccgggggaaaaaatagaaaatgattatctaaaggagaaaattcgATCGAAAATAAACGACATGCTAAAATGGAAGCGCAAGGGGTTCCCAGGAAGCAATCCAGTATCTCTAACAAAACACAACATCAGGAATTTATTTAGCAAAGATTATTTAATATGTGAAAAGACCGATGGAGTGAggtactttttatttattgctTCAAACACGACTTTCCTAATTGATAGGAATTATGATATCTTCAAAAATGATATGCACATCCCTACACAGGACGATTTGCATGCCAAGCAGCAATTGACATTACTCGATGGAGAATTGGTCCAGGacacaatttttaacaaaaaaaaaggagtcgaagaaaataaaattatgtatttgATATATGACGGACTCTTTATCCATAGGAAGGACATAACAGCTTTGAACTACTTGGAGAGACTCACCAATGTTTACAACTCCGTCATTGTTCCGTTGAAGAAGTACAGGAGATACACCCAGCAGAGGAAGCGGAGAAACGGGCCCACCCCTCCCCCGCGCTCTGCTTTCGAATCGGATGACGCGAATGTGAACAATTGGCAAAGTGTAAATGGCAGCAAGAGTGGCGGCAAAAATGTCAGCGCAAATGGCAGCGCAAATGTGAGCCTAATTAGCAGTGATAAACAGAGCCTAAGAAGAAGGGTGGACCAAATGGGCGATAAGGACACGTCTACCGATCAGTGGAGCGAACTTAACG GGTTAGATGACCAATCGATGCATAACAAGGAGGCGTACACAAACGCGCAACATTATGGGACACCTACCGATGGGGGAGATATCTGTGATGATGACGAATCAGATGAGACAACCCCCTCCGATGAGGGTAGCCACCCCGAGGAAGGCAGCCACCCCGATGAAGGTAACCCTTCCGAGGAAGAAAATCTCCCATTCGAAATTTACTTAAAGGATTTCTACCCCATCTCCCAAATCAAAGAACTTATTCAAACCATTAAGAAATTACCCCATCCGTCTGATGGGATTATATTTACCCCACTGAATTATCCCTATAGAACTGGGAACTTCTTCGAGTTGCTAAAATGGAAACCACTTAATTTAAACACTGTGGACTTTGGAATTGAGACCATTTATGATCAACATAATTTTCCTGAAAAGTTTGAGCTTTTCATTTCCATCAGGGGAGTGAGGACTTCATATCGGACATACCTTGCAGAGTATGGGGATGTGTACAAGGAACTCCTAACCCTAGCGTTAAACAATAAAATTTCTCATTATATTATCGAATGCTACTACGTTGcgaggaatattttttccatttttaaaaatgaaaatgggatggaggagaaaatcgAAGGGGGATGGATTGCTCAGAAAATTCGGTTCGATAAAAACATCCCTAACGATATCTCCACGCTGAATAAGGTTATACAGAGCATCCTGGATAACATTACCATTGACTCGCTCATCAAGGAAATTTCGCGCAACCGCCCGGGCAAGCGCTGA
- a CDS encoding Ser/Thr protein phosphatase (putative), producing the protein MALEIDIDNVISKLIEVRGTRPGKNVNLTENEIKILCLSSREIFLNQPILLELEAPIKICGDIHGQFYDLLRLFEYGGFPPDANYLFLGDYVDRGKQSLETICLLLAYKIKYPENFFLLRGNHECASINRIYGFYDECKRRYSVKLWKTFIDCFNCLPVAAIIDEKIFCMHGGLSPELNNMEQIRKITRPTDVPDNGLLCDLLWSDPEKEINGWGENDRGVSFTFGQDVVHNFLRKHELDLICRAHQVVEDGYEFFAKRQLVTLFSAPNYCGEFDNAGAMMSVDETLMCSFQILKPVEKKKAAN; encoded by the exons ATGGCATTAGAAATAGATATAGATAATGTAATATCAAAGCTAATAGAAGTTCGAGGCACCAGACCGGGGAAAAATGTTAACTTGACAGAAAAtgagataaaaatattatgccTTTCCAGCAGagaaatttttcttaatcAACCTATATTACTGGAGCTCGAGGCAcccataaaaatatgtggaGACATTCACGGCCAGTTTTATGACTTGCTAAGGCTCTTCGAGTATGGCGGCTTTCCGCCGGATGCcaattatttgtttttgG gAGATTACGTGGATAGAGGTAAACAAAGCCTAGAAACCATTTGCTTACTGCTAgcgtataaaataaaatatcccgagaatttttttctactaagAGGAAATCACGAATGTGCCTCGATAAACAGAATATACGGATTTTACGATGAGTGTAAACGAAGATACAGTGTAAAATTGTGGAAAACATTTATCGATTGCTTCAACTGTCTCCCCGTTGCGGCAATAATtgacgaaaaaattttttgtatgcatggCGGACTGTCGCctgaattaaataatatggAACAAATTAGGAAGATAACCAGGCCAACGGATGTCCCCGACAATG GCCTCCTGTGTGATTTATTATGGTCCGACccggaaaaggaaataaacgGGTGGGGAGAAAACGACCGAGGAGTTTCGTTCACGTTTGGTCAGGATGTagttcacaattttttaagaaaacaTGAGTTGGACTTGATATGCAGAGCGCATCAG GTGGTGGAAGATGGCTACGAGTTTTTCGCGAAAAGACAGCTAGTTACGTTATTTTCTGCTCCCAACTATTGCGGAGAATTTGATAATGCCGGTGCGATGATGAGTGTCGACGAGACGTTGATGTGTTCATTTcaa ATTTTAAAGCcagtcgaaaaaaaaaaggctgctAACTGA
- a CDS encoding protein kinase (putative), which produces MNQYDQWNRRIRTIWYCSSLYVEYKNALRKSRKMPVEKKTEYWEKKHEEFATKMLNNIYELRGWWVKVGQFLSTQENIMPVAYIEKFTKLQDMMPTSSFDKIEVILKKELGNIYDIFEHIEKEPLASASIGQVHRAKLKKHGNDANPDEVAKKTDCNVIIKIQHEGIDQFLSSDINTLKKVSWAFGLIDKNFYFTDFIDEWQDSASRELNYKYELYHQLLAYNTFKKSGIPLKIPQIYCAYTTSKVLVMEYIKGFKITDMNSIKKYKVDTYDLVYKIIDYFAYQIHNDGFFHGDPHPGNILVMVQEKWRRGKGRRRRSKRGTTDVVENPSERDEQTISEARFPRDGKKEKVFSATGNTSNRSNTSSASNFSSSISNTLKTPNQANAPNPSNTSSASMEDFIDARYNIDRMKCGPMSSSNPFHKSFSFVDYSNKKNQEISDQVLKEDYDFILNENMSDGVSTIRKSISKSEECVSYGNSRGEDLSLVASASGPGDECSTKLIEYENNSLRMQGNLLEGGEVSPGKEADKKGAKVQPKRAGGRRRKRRTYSFVPVIIDWGLIKQLDGVMKLAFCKLVYSISCMNVLNIIEAFEDMGFCFKEDFTYDPEIYIENLKRFFLKKLEESSNKMSESGGVNGQGGGGGSGGPGADKDNPYVVDDTGKNKNLEVLKNIDKKDVLDQNPISDVPKDIIFFMRVASLLHGLCTQMNVNINYLSIFSRRAKEALEKVYKPIHHSIYTIPIDKTPNSFLEKRIHNLLKKLYDEKKILGCQVAIIHNKKIVVDTCVGVTSTTDKRPITRHSLFNGYSLNKAILTIALIHLMSNLVNEQYSAENVLLNLSKKKNMKENEQEEGMTNSSATRKVTEDAAPAEEEDQRKETQDTAEVQNKCVSEMLSDINKIENDYFAPVKKADVHMEEARVADGAAVPAGAPGRTIGFGGLSTAAITKYSSIYGVNKNTSRYCSSYDHSFSSDEEDGQEKGGKEGKAAQSGSHHDPQCDLERDHQCDPQRDHQCDPQLSSQQNSPPPLQTPPSLEACNEGYGGYNRELCEQIISDIEAKQIKNFKSTINDYICNYWDGFICKNKKSITIKDVLTLKCFIKKPFQDKITLSKFIDYSQMIKMIESSRNCHVKKKSKKYGLYLYLIDTYIISELINSISGLKYHEYIYKYIIKPLNLKDEMYIPIPSYILKKHQEDMKKSKNTSDSSVVNEKGKKNNYKEKKTSLMKESSNALRSNELNLNSFMSKKKNKKLNSASNFGNEFYQGKNATPSNSSYNNRPFQNSVLVNKPWNRKFKTPLEAVQIKRRSISVDVYYSSRGRNLGAESTTAKGAKNVRDAVKGKVVSGEAVSGEAVSGEAVRGEAANSKAASGEAASGEAVSSKAVSSNAASGEDKPEGGEAKGGVANADEPSPMNILLNNKKIAELGGGKKFEQNSILESNLKAKEPLSLKNKLLNHVDNLKVKTKKINDSIKNMYENNENTFLKNIFMTPLKKADNANSTLAYDYRNVELSYMYEKKLGSYTKKIIKITHMVHTIIITMNLLEKT; this is translated from the exons ATGAACCAATATGATCAGTGGAATCGAAGGATCCGG ACCATCTGGTATTGCAGCAGTCTATATGTGGAGTACAAAAATGCCCTGAGGAAATCGAGGAAGATGCCGGTCGAGAAAAAGACCGAGTACTGGGAGAAGAAGCATGAGGAGTTTGCCACGAAGATGTTGAACAATATATACGAGTTGAGAG GATGGTGGGTGAAGGTAGGGCAGTTCCTAAGCACGCAGGAAAACATCATGCCCGTGGCATACATCGAGAAGTTCACCAAACTGCAGGACATGATGCCCACCTCCTCTTTCGACAAGATAGAAGTCATTCTTAAGAAGGAATTGG GAAATATTTATGACATATTTGAGCACATCGAAAAGGAACCCTTAGCTAGCGCATCGATAGGACAAGTCCATCGAGCCAAATTGAAGAAGCACGGAAATGATGCAAACCCGGAtgaagttgcaaaaaaaactgattgcaatgttattataaaaattcaaCATGAAGGAATTGACCAATTTCTTTCATCCGATATAAATACATTGAAAAAAGTATCTTGGGCATTTGGTCTAAtagacaaaaatttttatttcacagATTTTATTGATGAATGGCAAGACTCTGCCTCCAGAGAATTAAATTACAAGTATGAATTATATCATCAGTTATTAGCATATaatacttttaaaaaatcaggAATTCCTTTGAAAATCCCACAAATATATTGCGCTTATACCACGTCCAAAGTTCTTGTCATGGAATACATCAAAGGGTTTAAGATAACAGACATGAATTCGATAAAGAAGTACAAAGTGGATACATACGATTTGgtttataaaattatcgATTATTTTGCGTATCAAATTCATAACGATGGTTTTTTTCATGGAGATCCTCACCCAGGTAATATTCTCGTTATGGTTCAGGAGAAATGGcgaagggggaaggggagaagaagacgcTCTAAAAGGGGGACAACTGATGTTGTGGAGAATCCTTCAGAGAGGGATGAGCAGACTATTTCAGAAGCACGTTTCCCCAGGGATggcaagaaggaaaaagtttTCAGCGCAACGGGGAATACATCCAACCGGTCGAACACGTCCAGCGCATCTAACTTCTCCTCGAGCATTTCTAACACGTTGAAGACGCCCAACCAGGCCAACGCGCCAAACCCGTCGAACACGTCCAGTGCCTCCATGGAAGACTTCATAGATGCGAGGTACAACATCGATAGGATGAAATGCGGACCGATGAGCTCCTCCAACCCGTTTCATAAATCCTTCAGCTTTGTGGACTACTCgaataagaaaaatcaaGAAATATCAGACCAGGTACTGAAGGAGGATTACGATTTTATCCTAAATGAAAACATGAGCGATGGAGTGAGCACCATCCGGAAGAGTATCTCCAAATCGGAGGAGTGCGTGTCTTATGGGAACTCTAGGGGGGAGGACTTATCGCTGGTCGCAAGTGCGTCGGGCCCAGGGGATGAATGTTCAACTAAGTTGATTGAGTATGAAAACAACTCGCTGCGCATGCAGGGGAATTTGCTCGAGGGGGGTGAAGTCTCCCCAGGGAAGGAAGcggacaaaaaaggggcgaaggTGCAACCCAAACGAGCAGGAGGACGTAGAAGGAAGAGGCGCACCTACTCCTTCGTACCTGTGATTATCGACTGGGGGCTGATTAAACAGCTAGACGGAGTGATGAAGCTAGCCTTTTGCAAACTAGTATACAGCATTAGCTGCATGAATGTACTCAACATTATCGAGGCGTTTGAGGATATGGGCTTCTGCTTTAAGGAGGACTTCACATACGACCCAGAAATATACATTGAAAATTtaaagcgtttttttttgaaaaagttgGAGGAGTCCAGTAACAAAATGAGCGAAAGTGGAGGCGTCAACGGacagggaggaggaggaggatcaGGAGGACCAGGTGCAGATAAGGATAATCCATATGTTGTAGACGATAcggggaagaataaaaatttagaagttcttaaaaatatagacaaGAAGGACGTTTTAGATCAGAACCCAATTAGTGATGTCCCAAaggatataatttttttcatgagAGTAGCTTCCCTACTCCATGGATTATGCACCCAAATGAATGTCAACATAAATTACTTGAGCATATTTTCAAGGAGAGCTAAAGAAGCACTCGAAAAGGTGTACAAGCCGATTCACCACTCGATCTATACCATCCCGATTGATAAAACTCCAAATTCCTTTCTTGAGAAGAGAATACATAATTTGCTTAAGAAACTGTAcgatgagaagaaaattttgggATGCCAGGTAGCCATTATACACAATAAGAAAATCGTCGTCGACACTTGTGTGGGAGTCACCAGCACAACGGACAAAAGACCCATAACCAGGCACTCCCTATTCAATGGCTACTCCTTAAACAAAGCTATCCTTACCATCGCTTTGATACATCTGATGTCAAACTTGGTGAATGAACAGTACTCCGCGGAGAACGTCCTCTTAAATTTgagcaaaaagaagaatatgAAGGAAAATGAACAGGAGGAGGGGATGACTAATTCGAGTGCCACGCGTAAGGTTACCGAGGATGCGGCCCCtgcagaggaggaagaccAACGGAAAGAGACCCAGGACACAGCAGAGGTGCAGAACAAATGCGTAAGTGAAATGCTCAGcgatattaacaaaattgaaaatgattATTTTGCGCCCGTTAAGAAGGCGGACGTGCATATGGAAGAGGCCCGTGTCGCAGATGGGGCGGCGGTTCCGGCGGGTGCGCCTGGTCGAACGATAGGCTTTGGGGGTCTCTCGACCGCGGCCATCACCAAGTACAGCAGCATTTACGGCGTGAACAAGAACACGAGTCGGTACTGCAGCAGCTACGACCACAGCTTTAGCAGCGACGAGGAGGACGGCCaggaaaaggggggaaaggaagGTAAGGCGGCGCAGAGCGGCTCTCACCACGACCCTCAGTGCGACCTTGAACGTGATCATCAATGCGACCCTCAGCGTGATCATCAGTGCGACCCACAACTTTCATCGCAGCAGAACTCCCCGCCCCCCCTGCAAACCCCCCCTTCTTTGGAAGCATGCAACGAAGGCTACGGCGGGTACAACCGTGAACTATGCGAACAAATCATCAGCGATATAGAAgccaaacaaataaaaaatttcaagagTACCATCAATGATTATATATGCAACTACTGGGATGGATTCAtatgcaaaaacaaaaaaagcatCACCATAAAGGATGTCCTAACTTTGAAGTGTTTCATTAAAAAACCATTTCAAGATAAAATAACGTTAAGTAAATTTATAGACTACAGtcaaatgataaaaatgattgaGAGCTCTCGAAACTGTCACGTGAAAAAGAAGTCGAAAAAGTATGGACTCTATCTCTACCTAATTGACACCTATATTATCTCTGAACTGATTAACAGCATTTCTGGGTTGAAGTACCATGAGTATATTTACAAGTATATTATTAAGCCGCTAAATTTGAAGGACGAAATGTATATTCCCATTCCTTcgtacattttgaaaaaacacCAGGAGGATAtgaaaaagagcaaaaataCAAGCGACTCCTCTGTGGTGAatgagaagggaaaaaaaaataactataaagaaaagaagacaAGTCTAATGAAGGAGTCTTCTAACGCACTCAGAAGCAATGAGTTAAATTTGAACTCTTTTATGtctaagaagaaaaataaaaagttgaaTAGCGCTTCAAATTTTGGGAATGAATTTTACCAAGGGAAGAATGCAACCCCGTCTAACAGCAGCTATAATAATAGACCTTTCCAGAATAGCGTTCTTGTGAACAAACCGTGGAACAGAAAATTTAAGACCCCATTGGAAGCAGTGCAGATTAAGAGGCGCTCCATAAGTGTTGACGTGTACTATTCTTCTAGGGGAAGGAACCTCGGCGCGGAGAGTACCACTGCGAAAGGGGCAAAGAATGTGCGCGACGCGGTGAAAGGTAAGGTGGTTAGCGGCGAGGCGGTTAGCGGTGAGGCGGTTAGTGGTGAGGCGGTTAGAGGAGAGGCGGCTAACAGCAAGGCGGCTAGCGGCGAGGCGGCTAGCGGCGAGGCGGTTAGCAGCAAGGCGGTTAGCAGCAATGCGGCTAGCGGCGAGGACAAGCCCGAGGGAGGCGAAGCCAAGGGGGGGGTCGCCAACGCGGATGAGCCATCCCCAATGAATATCCTTCTAAACAACAAAAAGATCGCCGagttgggggggggaaagaaattcGAGCAGAACAGCATTCTAGAAAGCAACCTAAAAGCAAAAGAACCACTCAGCCTCAAAAATAAGTTGCTAAATCATGTAGACAATCTAAAAgtaaaaaccaaaaaaattaacgactcgattaaaaatatgtacgaaaataatgaaaacacatttttaaaaaatatttttatgactCCATTGAAGAAAGCTGACAATGCCAACAGCACCCTCGCATATGATTATCGCAATGTTGAGCTTAGCTACatgtacgaaaaaaagttggggagttatacaaaaaaaattatcaaaattaCCCATATGGTACACACAATTATTATTACAATGAATTTGCTCGAGAAgacataa